The Punica granatum isolate Tunisia-2019 chromosome 4, ASM765513v2, whole genome shotgun sequence sequence GGTTCAACCAGCTTGGACCGACTGACACAGTTGATTTACTCGTTAGATTGGAACTGCAGGGCTTGCATTGATGTAAGTAGTGAAGTGAATAGAGAAAAACTGCGCATTAATGAATCAAAAAACAGTAAACAACTTGTTAATCTATTCGGTAACGTGGTTTTCGCATGTTATCATAATTCATTTATTCTGTCAGCAATAGGAGTTTCTGAGAAACTACTTCGACTTGTTATACAGGTGTCGTCCCCAGCAACCGCAGAGATTTCTTCACTACTAGTAGCACACTAGACACAGTGTTCATGGGCTTTCCCGCACGGCTGATGATAGGTGAACCTCTTATCCATAGAGGTCAGAGGACCGAATCgtgatttttcctttttgaatCGGTGTTCGATCATGATATGTGGGATATCAGGTCGAAAGATCTCAACAGTTGCAAGTTCTATGCCAAGTACAAAATCTTTTAGAAAGAGATGGTGGGTAGATGGCATTGGCTGGCCCCATTGCCTCGGTGTAAATTTGCCCTCACAAGTATGGGGGTCTTAACAATTATAGGGTCCTAAagagatttaaaaaaaaaaaaaaaactggaacccattttctttgttcttttctaatttatttcttagttttaattttctttccgaaaatgagaaattaaaatagaCCCAGTTCTAATACATGAAATTCTCTCATTATTTGGAAGCACCGAACATTGCAAAAAGACATCAAAAGCTTATAAGTGGGTTTTTCGACCACTTAATTCAGGTGCGTTTAATCCTCTTCTTCCGCGCACATCTTTAAGTAGTCACTGAGGTTCTTCTGCAAATGGATTTGACATAACTTCAATTGATGCAGTGTTGACTTTTTGTCAAGTTGAAGGGAAAGATCAAATATGAACCTTACTAATTACAATGCATCAATGTCCTTTCAGGCAAACCGCTGCATAAACTCCATGGGGGAAGCTGCtttaaatagtaataataatgcCGATCGTAGGTTTCTATCCAGACGTTTATTTCCTTCTGCTGCTACAATATTGTTCTAAACAGTATTAGTGTTTATCCCAGGGGCGCAGATGCATTCATTAAAGTTATATTTGGACATCCTCGAGGTCTCTCCCAGGTTCCGGGACAGAAACCTATACCAATTCCTGGAAAGACCTTCAGCAGAGCAACTTCTCGAGCTTCTTTGGTCTAAACTACACCCAGCTAAGAAGCCCTTTTGCCCATGCCAGTGTTAGGATGAGGAGCATGAGTCCTAGTTCCATTGATGGAAATGATAGTTCCCGCTGCCTCTCTGCCTAATGAAAGAATTTCTAAGAGAGATCAGACAGAGAAATTATATTGGGGTTGGGGAGATAATATGTTGGAAGAACGAGGAAATACATAGTAAGGCCACAGACACATTCtcgttcttttctttccttctgtTGGATATTGTATCGGAGCTGCTATTCTGTGTGGGGTTTGGTGTCTTTGAGTTAGTTTGGTCAAGTCCTATTTTCTAGGGATATTTCAGATGTTATGGTTATCTTGTTTATTGGATAGAATTTGTTCTGATTATGTTGCTAGATTTTAGGTGAAGTCAGTAAGTGGTGTTAACGTGTCTTAGTGGGAGAACATGCCTTAGTGGCAGAACATTTGGCAAAACATGTCTTAGTGGCAGAACGTGCTGAGTATTTTTAGCCTTTAGCAGTTATGAAgtctgtatatatatttggttcttacgttgaataaaaaaaaatatccttCCCAGAATTTTTGAGTTTTCTTGCTACGATATTTTCCTCCTTGTCCCTTGAACAATAACATTGGTATCAAAGCACCCTTGATCTTAAGGGACTTGCGTGGGTGAGAGACTTTTGAGGTTGATCGAGTGTTTTGACTGCATCCATAGAAGTTCAAGGCAAGATGGACGCAAGTTCGAGTGCCTTCTCTGCCATGGCACCACCTGTGTTCGATGGGGAGAATTATCAAGCATGGACTGTTAAGATGACAGCTTTTATGGAAGGCTGTGATTTGTGGGAAGCAGTGGAAGAAGACTACGAGGAGGCTCTCCTTCCTAACAATCCAACCATGGCTCAGATCAAGCTGCACAAGGAGAACAAGACTATGGGTGATCGGTTCTGGgtaccctgtatttttcataatacccagaccctaccctgtaagggacatgttccaagattttggaatcggaccctaccctgttgaatcgTGGAACtggaacctacccggaacctgtattataccacaggttccggtactctgttggaacctgtaaattttttcctcTCGCTAAATATaatcgaaaatatcacatacataatcagtaatcatgccaaatagattatcaacaaaatttagattaatccacaacaattaaataataatatgtctcatcaatccatcgacaaaattgaacatccataatacgatctcacacaATAAAATGCCtatgttctgattcattagaggagatagtaactttactctttcctctttttatttttttaataaataactgGTTCCAGGTACCCTGTAGGCAGGAACCGGAACTGGAACCGATTTTCAcaggttcctaattttaatactcggaacctaccctattttcaatatgagctacccagaccctacccgttagggtaggttccaaccggttccgggtattcccgatacccgtgcacacccctaaaCAAGACCAAGAAGGCAAAGGCAAAATCGTGTCTTTATGATGCAGTGTCACCCACCATCTTCATCAGAATCATGAGGCTTGAGTCAGCAAAAAATATCTGGGATTACTTGAAGGAAGAATATGAAGGAGATGAGAAGATTAGAGGTATGAAAGTGTTAAAtttgttgagagaatttgaaaggCTTCAgatggaagagagagagactgtgAAAGAGTTTGCTGATAGGCTTGTGGAAATTGCTAAGACAAATAGAGTGCTAGGAACTAATATGAAGGATGATAGGCTGGTGGAAAAGATTCTAGTTTCTGTACCATAAAGGTTCGAAGCAATTATTGCTTCATTGGAGAACACTAAGTAACTTTCAGACATCAAACTTGTTGAAGTTCTTAATGCTTTGCAGGCTCAAGAGCAGAGAAGTATGATGAGAAGACAAGGAATTGCTGAAGAATGAATGGTTGAAGGAGCTTTGCAAGCTAAAATGCAGCAAAGTTTTGgtggaaaaggaaagaagttgAAAGAATATGGCGGTGCTTCTAAGATTGTTGCAGCAGAAAGATCGAACAACAACAAAGGAGGAAATCATCCTCCTTGTCAGCATTGTGGAAAGAGAAATCATCCACACTATAAGTGTTGGAGGAAGCCTGCCATGAGATGCAGGAAGTGTCAAAGGTTGGGGCATGCTGAGATCATTTACAAGGAGGAGGAGACTCGGCAGCAAGATGAGGCACAA is a genomic window containing:
- the LOC116204345 gene encoding uncharacterized protein LOC116204345, which gives rise to MAPPVFDGENYQAWTVKMTAFMEGCDLWEAVEEDYEEALLPNNPTMAQIKLHKENKTMGDRFWVPLSPTIFIRIMRLESAKNIWDYLKEEYEGDEKIRGMKVLNLLREFERLQMEERETVKEFADRLVEIAKTNRVLGTNMKDDRLVEKILVSAQEQRSMMRRQGIAEE